The Symphalangus syndactylus isolate Jambi chromosome 11, NHGRI_mSymSyn1-v2.1_pri, whole genome shotgun sequence genome contains a region encoding:
- the DBNDD1 gene encoding dysbindin domain-containing protein 1 isoform X3, translated as MEPPEGAGTGEIVKEAEVPQAALGVPARGTGDNGHTPVEEEVGSIPVPAPGLLQVTERRQPLSSVSSLEVHFDLLDLTELTDMSDQELAEVFADSDDENLNTESPAGLHPLPRAGCLRSPSWTRTRAEENREKQPLGDPERQATVLDTFLTAERPQED; from the exons ATGGAGCCCCCGGAGGGCGCCGGCACCGGAG AGATcgttaaggaggctgaggtgccgCAGGCTGCGCTGGGCGTCCCAGCCCGGGGGACAGGGGACAATGGCCACACGcctgtggaggaggaggtggggagcaTCCCAGTGCCAGCACCGGGGCTCCTGCAGGTCACAGAGAGGAGGC AGCCTCTGAGCAGTGTCTCCTCTCTGGAGGTCCACTTCGACCTCCTGGACCTCACTGAGCTGACCGACATGTCCGACCAGGAGCTGGCCGAGGTCTTTGCTGACTCGGACGACGAGAACCTCAACACCGAGTCCCCAGCAG GTCTGCACCCACTGCCCCGGGCTGGCTGCCTCCGCTCCCCTTCCTGGACGAGGACAAGGGCTGAGGAGAACCGCGAGAAGCAGCCCCTAGGCGACCCCGAGCGGCAGGCCACAGTCCTGGACACGTTTCTCACTGCGGAGAGGCCCCAAGAGGACTAG
- the DBNDD1 gene encoding dysbindin domain-containing protein 1 isoform X1, with protein sequence MLRNLIPDASGKVETRFHKPRPARPTPRPEMGHTMTQHSASQTGEIVKEAEVPQAALGVPARGTGDNGHTPVEEEVGSIPVPAPGLLQVTERRQPLSSVSSLEVHFDLLDLTELTDMSDQELAEVFADSDDENLNTESPAGLHPLPRAGCLRSPSWTRTRAEENREKQPLGDPERQATVLDTFLTAERPQED encoded by the exons ATGCTCAGAAACCTCATTCCAGATGCCAGTGGAAAGGTGGAAACCAGATTCCACAAGCCCCGTCCAGCCCGCCCAACCCCCAGGCCTGAAATGGGCCACACGATGACACAGCACTCGGCTTCTCAGACAGGAG AGATcgttaaggaggctgaggtgccgCAGGCTGCGCTGGGCGTCCCAGCCCGGGGGACAGGGGACAATGGCCACACGcctgtggaggaggaggtggggagcaTCCCAGTGCCAGCACCGGGGCTCCTGCAGGTCACAGAGAGGAGGC AGCCTCTGAGCAGTGTCTCCTCTCTGGAGGTCCACTTCGACCTCCTGGACCTCACTGAGCTGACCGACATGTCCGACCAGGAGCTGGCCGAGGTCTTTGCTGACTCGGACGACGAGAACCTCAACACCGAGTCCCCAGCAG GTCTGCACCCACTGCCCCGGGCTGGCTGCCTCCGCTCCCCTTCCTGGACGAGGACAAGGGCTGAGGAGAACCGCGAGAAGCAGCCCCTAGGCGACCCCGAGCGGCAGGCCACAGTCCTGGACACGTTTCTCACTGCGGAGAGGCCCCAAGAGGACTAG
- the DBNDD1 gene encoding dysbindin domain-containing protein 1 isoform X2, protein MGKTWKNICETVRCGWWLRDHRMAGLPIPPEIVKEAEVPQAALGVPARGTGDNGHTPVEEEVGSIPVPAPGLLQVTERRQPLSSVSSLEVHFDLLDLTELTDMSDQELAEVFADSDDENLNTESPAGLHPLPRAGCLRSPSWTRTRAEENREKQPLGDPERQATVLDTFLTAERPQED, encoded by the exons atgggaAAAACCTGGAAGAATATTTGCGAAACTGTGAGGTGTGGTTGGTGGCTAAGGGATCACAGAATGGCAGGCCTGCCTATTCCTCCTG AGATcgttaaggaggctgaggtgccgCAGGCTGCGCTGGGCGTCCCAGCCCGGGGGACAGGGGACAATGGCCACACGcctgtggaggaggaggtggggagcaTCCCAGTGCCAGCACCGGGGCTCCTGCAGGTCACAGAGAGGAGGC AGCCTCTGAGCAGTGTCTCCTCTCTGGAGGTCCACTTCGACCTCCTGGACCTCACTGAGCTGACCGACATGTCCGACCAGGAGCTGGCCGAGGTCTTTGCTGACTCGGACGACGAGAACCTCAACACCGAGTCCCCAGCAG GTCTGCACCCACTGCCCCGGGCTGGCTGCCTCCGCTCCCCTTCCTGGACGAGGACAAGGGCTGAGGAGAACCGCGAGAAGCAGCCCCTAGGCGACCCCGAGCGGCAGGCCACAGTCCTGGACACGTTTCTCACTGCGGAGAGGCCCCAAGAGGACTAG